The DNA segment CGTACTATGAGAAAGTGGCCGTTCCTTTTTATAGCAGACTCAGGGATTCAGACCAGGGCATTCAAGCCATCGAAACTACGCTAATGGAATTGGTTTTACGAATAAAGAGCGGTCGATCATCCAATGGCTGTCTGCTATGTAATACGATTGCAGAGCTTGGAGCGAAGAAGGATAAACGGACAACCGCAATTCTGGATAAATACCTTAAGAGAGTGGAAAGAGATTTTCACGCGGCACTCTTACGGGCAAAAGCGTTGGGTGAAATACCCAAAGATGCAGATACGCGTGAACGTGCGAAGGTTCTTGTGGGATATTCGACTGGATTGCTGAGTCTGGCGAAGGTTTTGAGTAAAAAGGAGATGCGCCAATCCGTTAAGGCGACTATTGCAGCTTTGAAATAAAAAATTTTATTGAATAACAGAACAACCGTTTAGATTAAAATCCTATTGGGTCAGTTAGAATGAGAGCACAAACCAGAGGCTGCTATGAAGCGCTGCGCTGATACGGTTATTTTTCGCGGAGATCTTGCGGATGATGCGGCAATACGTCTGATTCTGGAAGGCACCGTTCAGGAAACGGGGCAGGACTTTTTCCGTGCCTTAGTCACCCGGTTGTGTGAAGTGCTAGGGACTGCTGGAGCATGGGTTACAGAATACAACAAAAAACAACGCACATTGACTGCGTTGGCTTTTTGGTTCGAAACAGATTGTCTTCCCAATTTCACCTACGAAATTGCTGACACTCCCTGCGAGACGACCATTCAGAATCGTGAGTTATACCACGTCGGTGATGACATCGCGAGCCTCTTTCCCAACGATCCCTATGTGGAACCCTTTCGGGCCGTAAGTTATCTCGGCATTCCTTTGATGGATAAGGAATTACGTATCCTTGGCCATCTTGCCGTCCTGGATACAAAGCCCATGCCGAAGGAACCGCGCACTTTAAATCTTTTTCTTATTTTTGCAGCCCGAGCCGCAGCGGAATTACAGCGTATTCAAGCCGAAAGCCAGATTCGAGATAGAGAAACAAAACTATCGTTGCTCATTAACACTGCGATGGATGCAATTCTTGAATTGGATGAGAATCTCAAGATCATTCATGTAAACCCTTCTGCAGAAAAAATATTTCGGAAATCAGGTTCACAATTGATTGGGCGTCCCATCACTTCTCTGCTGACGGAACCAAGCGGCAATAAGTTAATCCGCTTGACAGAAGATCTGCGTAAAAGTCAGGTCCGTGAAAATTATTTCTGGGTACCAGGCGGTTTTCAAATCCTGGCTAACCAAGACCAGGACTTTATGACTGAAGGGAGCTTATCTCGCTATCTTCTTGACGGAAAAAGCTTCTTTACGATCATCTTGCGGGATATTCGTGATCAGATCGAGGCTGAACGCCAAATTGCAGCACTTACTTCACAAAAAGAATATTTGCTCGAAGAGCTCAGTTCCTTTGAAGGCTCTAAAGATTTAATCGGAAACAACAAAGCGTGGCTCAAAGTTTTACAACAAGTTCAGCAAGTTGCAAACAGTAATGCTTGTGTTCTGATTACAGGCGAGACGGGGACAGGAAAAGAAGTCATCGCTCGTGCCATTCATGCTGCCAGTCGCCGTAAGGAAGCACCGCTAATCAAAGTGAATTGTCCCGCGATTCCCGAATCGCTGATTGAGAGTGAATTTTTTGGACACGAAAAAGGCGCATTCACCGGCGCGACTGGAAAGCGCACGGGAAGATTTGCTCTCGCAAACGGCGGGACCATGTTTCTAGATGAAGTAGGCGAAATACCGGTCGATCTTCAATCGAAACTTCTCCGTGTTCTTCAGGAAGGTGAGTTTGAGCCGGTAGGAAGTGCAACTACTCAAAAAGTGGATGTTCGAATCATTGCAGCAACGAATCGCAATCTTACTGAGGCGATTGATAAGGGAAAATTCCGCGAAGATCTCTATTATCGTTTGAACGTTTCCCAATCGAAATGCCGCCGCTCAGAGAACGGGGCGAAGATGTCTTTCTACTTGCGCAACACTTCGCAAAAGTCGCGGCGCATAAAATGGATAAACAAATCAATCCACTCACTCCTCATTGCAAACGCAGGCTGAAAGCCTACGCATGGCCCGGCAATGTACGTGAACTCCAAAACATCATAGAACGGGCGGTAATTATCTCCCATAACGGACAAATCAATCTGGAGGATTGCCTGCCTCAACCCAAAGATGACATTTCCGAACAACACATAGTTTCTACTGAATTAGATGAAATCCTCGACACCGCTCAAATAGAAAATCTGGAACGACAAAATATCGTTAGAGCGCTAACTCGATCCGATTGGCGCGTTTCGGGAAAAAATGGCGCAGCAAAGCTTCTTGGACTCCCATCAACCACACTTTCCTCACGAATGAAGGCTCTCCAAATAAAGCGGCCGTACTGAATTCACGAATTCTCGCGAAGGGGTCATACGATATCTAGTAGCATCACGAATTTTCGTGAGCTGCACAAGCGCAGAAAATACGCCCTCACCATTTTTGCGCCATTTTCACCACAGCTGGAAAATTCTCCCGGAGATGGCGCACGCTGAGATTTGGGTGTCCCAACATTTTCAAAGCGTTTACCTGGCATGCCGATTGCTCCAGGCCGGTTGCAAGAAAAAAAGGAGAGATTAGAACATGAAAGATAAAAATCGTTTTGTGTACGCATGTGTAGTGATCAG comes from the bacterium genome and includes:
- a CDS encoding TetR/AcrR family transcriptional regulator, translating into MPRNKEFDREEVLNKAMMVFRDKGFEATSMQDLVATMGINRFSLYQTFQSKHELFVQALQAYYEKVAVPFYSRLRDSDQGIQAIETTLMELVLRIKSGRSSNGCLLCNTIAELGAKKDKRTTAILDKYLKRVERDFHAALLRAKALGEIPKDADTRERAKVLVGYSTGLLSLAKVLSKKEMRQSVKATIAALK
- a CDS encoding sigma 54-interacting transcriptional regulator, coding for MKRCADTVIFRGDLADDAAIRLILEGTVQETGQDFFRALVTRLCEVLGTAGAWVTEYNKKQRTLTALAFWFETDCLPNFTYEIADTPCETTIQNRELYHVGDDIASLFPNDPYVEPFRAVSYLGIPLMDKELRILGHLAVLDTKPMPKEPRTLNLFLIFAARAAAELQRIQAESQIRDRETKLSLLINTAMDAILELDENLKIIHVNPSAEKIFRKSGSQLIGRPITSLLTEPSGNKLIRLTEDLRKSQVRENYFWVPGGFQILANQDQDFMTEGSLSRYLLDGKSFFTIILRDIRDQIEAERQIAALTSQKEYLLEELSSFEGSKDLIGNNKAWLKVLQQVQQVANSNACVLITGETGTGKEVIARAIHAASRRKEAPLIKVNCPAIPESLIESEFFGHEKGAFTGATGKRTGRFALANGGTMFLDEVGEIPVDLQSKLLRVLQEGEFEPVGSATTQKVDVRIIAATNRNLTEAIDKGKFREDLYYRLNVSQSKCRRSENGAKMSFYLRNTSQKSRRIKWINKSIHSLLIANAG